The genomic interval CTCGAAGCGGAGAAATGAATCCATCCTGCCGTCGTAGTTGCGGTCTTCCTCCTGCCGAATCCAGGCGCCGGTCTTGCGATCGACGTAGCGAACGATCTCGGGAGTTTCGTCGCTGTCCGCGTCCAACGACAGCCGGATGAGTTTGAGTTTCTGGTCGTTGTCGAAGCCAGCTGTGCCCGGGGCGATCGTGACTGCTTCTTCGCTGAAGATCGCCCGGGGAAGATCTCGAATCTCTGGGGCCGACGGTGCCAGGCGCGCGCTTGAATTTGCCCCCAGCGACCCGACGTCTTGCTGAGCATGAGCACCTAGGGCGTCCCGTGAAGTCGCAGTCTCGTTGCGGTGCTGTCGCTTGATCATTTCGCCCTCGACCTGCATTTCAGCCTCGATCTGGCGGAGCAGACGCTGCTCTCGCGCGCGGTCCTCGTCCGCGATTGCCCGCGGCGCAACGCTCGCGACCAGAACGAACCCGCATAGCAGCAGCCCGATTGGAAGCTTTACGACCGTCTGAAAAGTCATCGACATGTGCCCGATCAACTTGCCATACAACGTTCGACCCGCCAAAGGACGGTCGCTTGCGCCCGCGGGGCAAGCCAGAATTGGGTTCTCATATTCGATCCGTCCAGGGTGCCTCCTTTGTACTCAAGGGAACGGACGCAGCGTCGGCCACCTGTGGGGTGCTTGCACACCAATTAGCTTGGAAGTCACTGAAGTTGCACAGGAATTATCGAAACTCGCGCCGAGAGGACGGTTGCAATTGCGGGGAATTCCCGGTACACTGGTCGGCCTTGGATCCTTCCGGACTGCCCCGTACCGGATGGACGACCCCACGCCCCGGACCTTGCCAGATGTGTACCCTGATTGTCATTCACCGCCGAATTCACGGCGCGCCGCTGGTGGTAGCGGCGAACCGAGACGAGTTCTACGACCGCCCGGTGGAGGCCCCTGCGCTGATACAACTCTCCGATGGGAGCACGATTCTGGCTCCGCGAGACTTGCGGGCTGGCGGGACATGGTTGGGCCTGAATCAGGACGGCGTTTTCGCTGCGATTACAAACCGACCCAATCCGGAGCCGGATTCGAGTCGTCGCTCCAGAGGCCTGCTGGTGCTCGATGCCCTGGCCTTTGCTAGCGCTGAAAAAGCTGCAACAAACTTCGAATCCCTGGGGTCCGATCTGTACAACCCATTCAATTTGTTCGTGGCCGATCGGAACGACGCCTTCGCCGTGGTCCATGACGATTCAAAGGACGCAAAGAACACCAAGCTAACGGTGAACCGCCTCGAGCCCGGCGTCCACGTAATCGGCAATGCAGACCCCAACGATCTTTCGCATCCAAAGACGTGTCGTACGCTGGAGGCGGTGGAGTCTCTGACGGCCTCCTTGGCTGGCAACGCAGCTGGCGCGGCCGATCTGCCTTCGAGCGATCGGGTGCTCGCGGGCCTGGGCGAGATCTGCCGAAGCCACGACGGAACCGAGGGTGTGGCGGGACCCTTGGGTGCAACCTGCGTACATCACGAAGGCTATGGAACTCGAAGCTCGATCCTGCTGCAACTGAGCGAAGACCCGCAACAAGACATTTTCCAATACGCGGATGGTGCACCGTGCACCAATCCGTACGAGAACTTAACACCCCTTCTCCACGAGCTGAGCCGAGTGGCAAGCTACGAAGGATTTGGGTCACTGGCGAGGAAAGCGAGTTGAGGCGAATAGGCAGTAACATCCGCAAGAAGAACTCTGAAGAACGCTCCCATCGTTTGACCAAGAACATCATTACGTACACAAACGACGAAGAGCCCGTAAACGACTATCCGCGGAGGATCGTGTCCCCTCCAACACCCTCCGAATGCTGCACGGACGCGAACCGGCTCACGGTCGGGAGCATGCGCGAAATAGACGGGTTCAAGTTCTGTTACAAGATCTGCCAGGAATGTGGCCATGCGGTGAAGTACTTTTTCCCCGCCATCGAGACCACCAGCGCAGCCGTCAAGGAGTATCGCTCCTGGAAGAAGTACATGGTCCAGTAGAGCGTCTGTTCGGCTCTTCGAGTCGAGTGGATCTCGTCGATCGTTAAACGGTTGGACGCGGAGAGGCGGTCGCTTGCGGCCGCCTCTTCCGTTTTCGATGATCGCCAGTGAATATCCAAAGATTACCCAGAGAAGACCGAGCAACGATGACTTTCCCAATCGAGACCAGTGAGGCCGCGGGCCGGTATCTCGAGACCTTGATCAATTTCGAGCGTCGCCCCGAACTGATGAACGAGCGATTGAGCACGAGCCCCATTCGCGCCCTGCTCGACCGGCTCGGCAAGCCCGAGCAGGGACTGGCGGTGATTCACGTCGCGGGGTCCAAGGGCAAGGGCTCGACCTGCCTGTTTGCAGAGGGCGCGCTGACCGCTGCCGGGAAGCGGACGGGGGTCTTTACTTCGCCTCATCTCCACAGCTGGACTGAGCGATTCCGGATCGCGGGCCGTGAAGTTGACGGAGCGGTGCTGGCAGATGCGGTGACACGCCTGCGCCCCGAAGTCGAATGGTTGCGCGAGCACGAGCCGCTCAACTCCCCAACTTTTTTTGATGCGACGACGGCCGCTGCCCTGCTGATCTTTGCCGAGGCTGCGCTCGACTACGTCATCCTCGAGGTAGGGCTCGGCGGTCGTCTCGATTCGACCAACGTGGTGATGCCCCAGGTCACCTGCATTACCAGCATTGAACTCGAACACACGGACAAGCTCGGCAACAGCATCGCTGAAATTGCGGCCGAAAAAGCCGGCATCCTGAAACCTGGAATCCCTTGTTTGATGGGGCGGCTATCGCCCGAGGCCGAACGCGTGGTGCGAGCGCGCGCGCTGAAAATCGGCGCACCGTTGTTGAAAATTGGCGATGACTTTCCAGCGGCGGACCCACACGATCTGACAGTCCTGGGCAATCATCAGCTCGACAACGCCGGGATCGCCCTGGCGGCGCTCGACCTGCTCGGAGAGCCTGATCGCGAGCAGTTCCTCGCGGCGGGACGTCTGGGGCTCGCGCAAACTCGCCTGCCCGGCCGCCTGGAAGTCCTGTGCGAGGATCCCTGGATCATCGTCGACGGCGCCCATACCCGAGCGTCCGCTCGCGCCCTGGCTCGAGTTCTGGCAGGGCGCCCGTTGAACCGTGGCACGCTCTTGCTCTCGGTTTCTCAGGGCAAAGACCTCGACGCGATTCTGCAGGCCCTGTTGCCCTTCGCGGACGAAGTCGTGGTGACCTGTGCAGAGCCGATCCGCTCGTTCCCGGCAGCAGATCTCGCCGCGACGATCCGCGCGCGCAACCCCGAGCTGCCCCTGCAGGTCGTTCCCGATCCAGGCGAGGCTGCGCGCGCTGCACGCGAGAGCACCGGCCCGGGAGAGCTGCTTTTCGCCGCGGGAAGCATCTATCTTGCGGCGGCCGCACGCGAAGTATGGAGTGCAGATCCCGTGGGTCTGAATTCGAATTCGCGTTGAGGATTGAGGAATGCGGCCGATTGCTTCATCCTCATGTCGACGGCTCGACGGCTGGCAACTGCAACTCTTGGAGACCCCCTGGATGAGACTGAAATACGGCTGTAATCCCCACCAGGAATTCGCCGAAGCCGTGCCCATCGATCCCGAGAGCCTTCCGATCGAACTGCTGAATGGCAATCCGTCGATGATCAACTACCTCGACGCCAGCAACGCCTGGCAGTTGGTGAGAGAGCTTCGAATCGCCCTCGACCTGCCCGCCGCGGCGAGCTTCAAGCATTGTTCCCCGGCCGGTGCCGCCGTCGCGGTCGACCTGGACGCAGACCTCGCACGGGCCTATGAGGTGGCGGGAAGCGATCTCACGCCGCAAGCCTGTGCCTATGTTCGCGCTCGGGGTGCGGATCCCAAGAGTTCATTTGGCGACTTTGTCGCGTTGTCCGATCCGGTGGATCTCGCGACCGCCAACTTTTTGAAGGGAGTCGTGTCGGACGGAGTCGTGGCCCCTGCTTACGAGCCGGAAGCCCTCGAAGTTCTCAGTTCGAAGAAGAACGGCGGCTTCATCGTTCTGCGCGGCGACCCTGACTTTGTCCCGCCCGAACGAGAAGTCCGCGAAGTTTTCGGGATGCGCCTCACGCAAGACCGCAACAACCGGGTGGTGACGGCAAGCGACGTTGCCACGCCGGTGTGCGGAACCTTGACCGACGCGGCGCAGCGGGACATGGTGCTCGGCTTGATCGCCCTCAAGTACACCCAGTCTAACTCGGTGGGTTATGTCCTCGATGGACAGATGATCGGGATCGGGGCGGGCCAGCAATCGCGCGTCGACTGCACGAAGTTGGCCGGACAAAAGGCCGACACCTGGCATCTCGGTCGTCATCCACGCGTACTCGATCTCGAGTTCAAGTCCGGCGTCAAGCGTCAGGAACGCATCAATTGGCGCATTCGATATCTAGAAGGAGACCTCACGCAGTTCGAAGAAGTCGCCCTGCGCGAGCTGCTCGAAGGCGAGTTGCAGGTGCTGAGCGCCGAAGAGAAGACGGAATGGATTCAGAAGCTGACGGGGGTTTCACTGGTCTCCGATGGATTCATTCCTTTTCGAGACAACATCGACCACGCTGCGAAGCACGGCGTCAAGTTCATTGCCCAGCCCGGCGGATCTTCTCGGGATGCCGAGATCGAATCTGCCTGCAAGGACTACGGCATTGCGATGGTCCACACCGGCCTGCGACTCTTTCATCACTAGATCCATCACATGAGCGGGATGCGTGAGAACCTTGAAATGGTGAGCCCCAAAGCTTCCGAGCTAAAGACCCATTGGGGACTCGACCCCGAAGTCACGTATCTGAATCACGGATCGTTTGGCGCCTGTCCAAAAGTCGTACTCGCGGAACTCCACCGACTGCAGGTCGAACTGGAGAGCGAGCCCGCGACGTTCTTGACTCGAATGGCACGCGAGCGATTGCTTGCGGCGCGCCGCTCCCTGGGCCAATTCGTAGGTGCGAACCCCGACGATCTCGCCTTTCTGCCAAACGTCACGACCGCGCTCAATGCAGTTCTCCGGTCGCTGCCACTGCGCGCCGGCGATGAACTCATCGTCAGCAGTCACGAGTACAACGCGTCGCGCAATGTTCTCGAATACGTCGCGCAAAAAACACAGAGCCGGGTGGTGGTAGTCGAGATTCCGTTTCCGATCGCCGGACCCGATGTCGTGATGGAGCGAATGCGAGATGCCATCACCCCCCGCACCCGGCTCGCGTTGGTCGATCACGTAACCAGCGCCACGGGGATGCTGATGCCTCTGGCGGAACTCATCGGACTGTTTCACGAGCGCGACGTGGAGGTCATGGTCGATGGCGCGCATGCCCCGGGGATGATTCCGCTGGACATCGAAGCGTTGGCTCCCGACTATTACACCGGAAACTGTCATAAGTGGATCTGCGCGCCCAAGGGTGCGGGCTTTCTCTATGTGCGCCCGGATCTGCAAGAACAAGTTCGACCCGCGGTCATCAGCCACGGGGCCAACGCCGGCCTGGTGGGCAATGCGCGCTTTCGCGCGGAGTTCGAGTGGACGGGAACCCGCGACATCACACCCTGGTTGTGTGTCCCCAGCGCCATCTCCTGTCTGGGTTCGCTACTCCCGGGCGGCTGGCCCGAAGTCATGGACCGCAACCACGCGCTCGCAGTCGAGGGGCGTGCTCTGCTCGCAGCCAGTCTTGGCGTCGAGCTTCCCTGCCCAGACGATATGTTGGGGAGCCTCGCGACACTTCACCTGCCCGAGAGCGCGCGGTTCGAAGCGGAGTCTTCAGCCTCAGCGCTCGACCTCAACCCGCTCCAGGAAGCCCTGTTTCATCAACACAAAATCGAGATGCCGGTGCTCAGCTGCCCGGAATCTGGCAGACCCATGTTGCGCGTCTCCGCCCAGCTCTACAACGAACTCGACGACTACGAGCGACTCGCTCGGGCGCTTCGGTCGCTGTTGTAGCTGTAGCTGTAGCTGTAGTCGTGGAGCAGGTTCGGAACCGATTCCGGGAATCGCGCCAGACTATTCGCTGGCAGGCTCAGTCTGGAATAGCACGCAGCCCGGCCCTCGGTTCGTCACGAGATAGAGACCGAACCCCTCAGTCGGAAAGTTGTCGCCGCGGGGCGGTGTGAGTCGAGATTCATCGGTGTCGCTGCATGCCGCGGTTTTGGCGCTGCCCATCAACAGATTGAGAAATTCGCCGAGGGCGTCATCGGCGTCGCCGGGATCGAGTTCACTGGGCTCGCACATGAGCATTGCAGCCGCGATCTGGTGGGCGAGTTGCTCGCTTGCCGCGATGCCGATGATGAGGTGTTCCCCGCCTTCAACCTCGATCCAACGTCGGTGTTCAAGGGCTGGGTCATCGAACCACTCCGGTCCCCACTGGGTCAAGATCTGAAGGCGCGCCATTCTCGAGGCAATCCTGGGCAACGCTTCGAGGGTCAGCGCTGCAATTCGGTTGCGAGTGATTTCCACGGGAGCTTGATTCCGTTCGTTGAAGGCCGAGACTTCGTGTTTGTATTGATCGAGCAGATCTTCCAGCGCGGAACGCGTCACGATATCGAGCCGCACGAGGGATTCGCCGATATAGAGGTGACTCGTAGTGCGTTGATGAGTAAGCGTCTGGAGTTGTGACTCGGTGAGGAACTCCATCGCAACGGCGATTTCACCGAAGCGCCGATCAATGGATCGTTGTTTCTCCAGCACCTCGCGAACCTGCCCCTTGTCCATCCAGTTTTCGCGAACCGCGAGTTCGCCGATCCGGAGGTTGACCTGATCGCACAACTCCAGCGCCTCTTGGAGGTGACGGTGTTCGATTTCGCCCGTGGCGATCAAGAATTCACCAAAAAATCGCGGCATTACTGAAAGACCCTTCGCCGTGGAGCCGGAAGTTCGTGTGCACTATCTCGTTACAAGCTCAATGTCGGCAAAAGATCGGCATCACTTAACCCTGTGCGGTTGTGTGCCCACGTCCAAAACTGACGCTTCGATGCTTCTCAACTGCGATGGACCCTGGTCAACAACCGAACCAGCAGCGCAAGGAAAATCAAGCCAGCGAAATAGACATAGGATTGGAGAATGTTGAAGTTTGTCTCGGCGAGGCGGTTGAGCAAGCGAAAATTATTGCTGATCAACATGAAGCTGATGAGCAGGGGTGCGAGGTAGCGCGCTCGCTCGCGCGACTCGAGTGCGAGAACTGCGGGCAGTGCGATGGCGAACAGTGGCAGCGTCACCCCATAGTGATGGGTCCAGACTGTGGGTGAAGCCAGAGTTGCGCACAGAACAACGATCGACAGCTCCAGTGGCCCTGCGCTTCGCGGACCAGAGCGAGGCGGAAATAGCCCGACGACCATCAGCCCCAGGGTGCTCACCAGCGTGCCCCCGTGCACCCAGGGGTGGTAGGTCATGAGCAGGTTCCGATCCCAGGTAAGGGAATCGCCGTTGTGGAACAAGCGATGGAGCAGGCCATTCATCGACTGATTTGGATGAAATATTTCTCCTTGTTGGGAGATGTATGAGAGAACGCCGAGGTAGTCGGTGTGGTTGTCCCAGCCAAAAACCAATAGCGAGACAAGAGCGAAACACGCCATCGGTAAGGTGAAGCCCTTGATGAATTCCCATTGCTTGCGCACAGCACCCCAAATGACGACAAGCGCAAAGGTGGGTTTTATCACGCAGATCAACGCCAGGAATACGCCGCTCGTCCGCCGGTACCCCTCCAACCACGCCCAGAGCACTCCCGCGATCAACAAGTCGATCCAGACCTGAATTTGCCCGAGGTAGTAGCCGCGCACGATTGGGTAGAAGGTGAGGGTGAATCCGAAAGCCAGCACGGCGAACAAAATCTCGGAGCTTCTCGAAACCTCATGCGTGAGACCAAACCGTTTTCGCGCGAGGAAAAACACCCGTGCGAGCACCGCAGCTAGTCCCCAGATACACCACCAGGAAATCCGGTTCAGTCGCTGGTCGCCAATCGGATCGGCGAGACCGGTCCCGCGCAGCGCTTTGAGTATGAGTAAGCTCGAGGGGGGATATTGAAAGCGAACATTGTTGTCGAAGTAGAGAGCTGAATAGAGCGGCTTGTTGCGCGGTTCGTCGGTGTAGAAGAGCGCGGTTCGCATTGCCTTCCACGAGTCGGCGTGGGCGCCTTGCTCGATGAAGGCCTTGGTGTAGTCGAGCGTCGTGACCTGTTGGGGTTGCCAGGGCAGACGGGGCAGTGCCCAGTTGATCACCAGGCCGTTTGCGATCACAAATAGGAGAAGCCCGGTCTTGAGTGTCAACTTGGAGGTCAAGGCGCCCCTTTGCCAGCTGCCGCTCGGGTTGGCGTAGCCGCATTGCGATCTCGTCGTTCGAGAAAAGAAAAGTACCCCGATTGTCCATTGATCGCGTCGGTCAAGAAGACCGAACCAACCCGGTACTCCCGCGCGACCAGTTCATCGACTTCGTCGACCAACAGCGGGATCCCGGCCAGGGGTTCCTTGCGAAGCCTGCGACTGAACATATAGAAAGTGGGTTGCTTGGCGAAGATGTAGGGGTAGTCGGTCTTTTCGTGTCCCGGGAGTCCGCTCCCCAGTTCTTCTCGCCCATGACTCCGATGGGCGATGTGACGATCCGTGATTCCGTGAACATCGTAGACTGCGAGTCCCGAAAAGTATGCCACCGCCCCAATCGCACCCGTCGCGAGGCTTTCTCCCGGGCGCCCATAGTGCGCGAAGAACTCGCCGATCAACTGATGACGCGCAACATACCAGCGCTCGGTCAAGACTCCGCGATAGTTGCCGTGCATGAGTTCGGGTTTTTTGACCCAATTGCTTTCGAGTGGTGTCGAGTGGAACAGACTTCCAGCCAAACCGAGCAACGTTGCGGCCTTGATCCCCTGGGCCAGGCCCTGATTGGAGCCAATTCCGCTGATGGCCCGGTGGAGTGCCGCGCTGATGAGTAAATAGAGGAAGGGAAGAATCGGCACGTAGAACCGGTACATCGCCATGTAGTCCCCCCCGACCCACGTAACGTAGACCGAGTAGAACGAGACGATCGCCGCGCAGAGGGGAAGCAAGCCGCGATCGCCATCTCCAGCGGGAGTCGCATCCGGTGTGGTTCTCTTGCGAGCAAACGTGGCCAGACCGAGGACTGCGATCCAGGGCAAGACAAAATGGAGCGCAAAGAGCGCGGTGTAGTGTGCACCGCGAAGCGCCTGCGCGGCGCCACCGCCCGTCTTGGCGTAAAACGTATTGGGCAGGAAGTCGCCAAAGTAATTCCAACGCCAGAGCCAATAGAGCCCGGCCAGTACGCCATAGCCCACCAGCGCGAGCAGCAACGTGAGCACCCAAGCGCGTTTGCGCTGGTCCGCGCGATACACGGACCAGCCAGACGCGGCAGCCATGAGCATCGCGATCAACAGGCCTTCGGGACGGGTGAGGGTTGCGAGAAACAGTGACCCGTAGGCGAGCCACGCATCGCTTGTGTGTCCGGTGTTGAGAAAGCGCGCATGGAGATAGACCGCCGCAGTGATCCACAAGCAGAACACGTTGGTTTCCATCCCCGATGTCGCCCAGGTGGCGAACGGACCCGAGCAGGCGAGGGCCAGGCACGGAAGCGCGGCAAAGCGGCTTGTCCAACCCAGCAGTTTCGCAGAGCGGTACACGAGGAGCAGGGTCGCGAGGCTTGCCGCCGCGCCGATCCACTGGGCTGTAAGCGGCAGGTCGAGCCCCAACCCGAGGATCCCGGCGGAAATCAGCAGCCAGAGAAAATTTGTATATCCCTCGACCGGGGCATCGCCAACGTTCCATACCAGGCCGTGATCGGCAACGAGATTCTTGGCGAAGCGAAATGTGATGTAGGCGTCTTCAGTGACACACGCGAGATACACCGCATGAACGATGAAGATGAGCGCAACGGACCCGCAGATCGTTGCAGAACGCGAATCAATGCCAAAGCGTTCCCCGAGTGCACGCATGCGCGACTAAGCCTATCACAGCGCCTATCA from Myxococcales bacterium carries:
- a CDS encoding NRDE family protein, coding for MCTLIVIHRRIHGAPLVVAANRDEFYDRPVEAPALIQLSDGSTILAPRDLRAGGTWLGLNQDGVFAAITNRPNPEPDSSRRSRGLLVLDALAFASAEKAATNFESLGSDLYNPFNLFVADRNDAFAVVHDDSKDAKNTKLTVNRLEPGVHVIGNADPNDLSHPKTCRTLEAVESLTASLAGNAAGAADLPSSDRVLAGLGEICRSHDGTEGVAGPLGATCVHHEGYGTRSSILLQLSEDPQQDIFQYADGAPCTNPYENLTPLLHELSRVASYEGFGSLARKAS
- a CDS encoding bifunctional folylpolyglutamate synthase/dihydrofolate synthase, which translates into the protein MTFPIETSEAAGRYLETLINFERRPELMNERLSTSPIRALLDRLGKPEQGLAVIHVAGSKGKGSTCLFAEGALTAAGKRTGVFTSPHLHSWTERFRIAGREVDGAVLADAVTRLRPEVEWLREHEPLNSPTFFDATTAAALLIFAEAALDYVILEVGLGGRLDSTNVVMPQVTCITSIELEHTDKLGNSIAEIAAEKAGILKPGIPCLMGRLSPEAERVVRARALKIGAPLLKIGDDFPAADPHDLTVLGNHQLDNAGIALAALDLLGEPDREQFLAAGRLGLAQTRLPGRLEVLCEDPWIIVDGAHTRASARALARVLAGRPLNRGTLLLSVSQGKDLDAILQALLPFADEVVVTCAEPIRSFPAADLAATIRARNPELPLQVVPDPGEAARAARESTGPGELLFAAGSIYLAAAAREVWSADPVGLNSNSR
- a CDS encoding phosphoribosylaminoimidazolecarboxamide formyltransferase, encoding MRLKYGCNPHQEFAEAVPIDPESLPIELLNGNPSMINYLDASNAWQLVRELRIALDLPAAASFKHCSPAGAAVAVDLDADLARAYEVAGSDLTPQACAYVRARGADPKSSFGDFVALSDPVDLATANFLKGVVSDGVVAPAYEPEALEVLSSKKNGGFIVLRGDPDFVPPEREVREVFGMRLTQDRNNRVVTASDVATPVCGTLTDAAQRDMVLGLIALKYTQSNSVGYVLDGQMIGIGAGQQSRVDCTKLAGQKADTWHLGRHPRVLDLEFKSGVKRQERINWRIRYLEGDLTQFEEVALRELLEGELQVLSAEEKTEWIQKLTGVSLVSDGFIPFRDNIDHAAKHGVKFIAQPGGSSRDAEIESACKDYGIAMVHTGLRLFHH
- a CDS encoding chemotaxis protein CheX, with translation MPRFFGEFLIATGEIEHRHLQEALELCDQVNLRIGELAVRENWMDKGQVREVLEKQRSIDRRFGEIAVAMEFLTESQLQTLTHQRTTSHLYIGESLVRLDIVTRSALEDLLDQYKHEVSAFNERNQAPVEITRNRIAALTLEALPRIASRMARLQILTQWGPEWFDDPALEHRRWIEVEGGEHLIIGIAASEQLAHQIAAAMLMCEPSELDPGDADDALGEFLNLLMGSAKTAACSDTDESRLTPPRGDNFPTEGFGLYLVTNRGPGCVLFQTEPASE
- a CDS encoding aminotransferase class V-fold PLP-dependent enzyme; this encodes MVSPKASELKTHWGLDPEVTYLNHGSFGACPKVVLAELHRLQVELESEPATFLTRMARERLLAARRSLGQFVGANPDDLAFLPNVTTALNAVLRSLPLRAGDELIVSSHEYNASRNVLEYVAQKTQSRVVVVEIPFPIAGPDVVMERMRDAITPRTRLALVDHVTSATGMLMPLAELIGLFHERDVEVMVDGAHAPGMIPLDIEALAPDYYTGNCHKWICAPKGAGFLYVRPDLQEQVRPAVISHGANAGLVGNARFRAEFEWTGTRDITPWLCVPSAISCLGSLLPGGWPEVMDRNHALAVEGRALLAASLGVELPCPDDMLGSLATLHLPESARFEAESSASALDLNPLQEALFHQHKIEMPVLSCPESGRPMLRVSAQLYNELDDYERLARALRSLL
- a CDS encoding DUF2029 domain-containing protein — translated: MTSKLTLKTGLLLFVIANGLVINWALPRLPWQPQQVTTLDYTKAFIEQGAHADSWKAMRTALFYTDEPRNKPLYSALYFDNNVRFQYPPSSLLILKALRGTGLADPIGDQRLNRISWWCIWGLAAVLARVFFLARKRFGLTHEVSRSSEILFAVLAFGFTLTFYPIVRGYYLGQIQVWIDLLIAGVLWAWLEGYRRTSGVFLALICVIKPTFALVVIWGAVRKQWEFIKGFTLPMACFALVSLLVFGWDNHTDYLGVLSYISQQGEIFHPNQSMNGLLHRLFHNGDSLTWDRNLLMTYHPWVHGGTLVSTLGLMVVGLFPPRSGPRSAGPLELSIVVLCATLASPTVWTHHYGVTLPLFAIALPAVLALESRERARYLAPLLISFMLISNNFRLLNRLAETNFNILQSYVYFAGLIFLALLVRLLTRVHRS